One genomic window of Vicugna pacos chromosome 18, VicPac4, whole genome shotgun sequence includes the following:
- the NUDT16L1 gene encoding tudor-interacting repair regulator protein isoform X1, which produces MHLRGGAGAALGTGKMSTAAVPELKQISRVEAMRLGPGWSHSCHAMLYAANPGQLFGRIPMRFSVLMQMRFDGLLGFPGGFVDRRFWSLEDGLNRVLGLGLGCLRLTEADYLSSHLTEGPHRVVAHLYARQLTLEQLHAVEISAVHSRDHGLEVLGLVRVPLYTQKDRVGGFPNFLSNAFISTAKYQLLFALKVLNMMPEEKLAEALAAATEKQKKALEKLLPSSS; this is translated from the exons ATGCACTTAAGAGGCGGCGCTGGGGCAGCACTGGGTACTGGCAAGATGTCGACAGCAGCGGTCCCTGAGTTGAAGCAGATAAGCAGAGTGGAGGCGATGCGCCTGGGGCCAGGCTGGAGCCACTCGTGCCACGCCATGCTGTATGCTGCAAACCCCGGGCAGCTCTTTGGCCGCATCCCCATGCGCTTCTCGGTGCTG ATGCAGATGCGTTTCGACGGGCTGCTGGGCTTCCCCGGGGGATTCGTGGACCGGCGCTTCTGGTCGCTGGAGGACGGACTGAACCGAGttctgggcctgggcctgggctgcCTGCGCCTCACAGAGGCCGACTACTTGAGCTCGCACCTGACCGAGGGCCCGCACCGCGTCGTGGCGCACCTGTACGCGCGGCAGCTGACCCTGGAACAGCTGCACGCCGTGGAGATCAGTGCGGTGCACTCGCGCGACCACGGCCTGGAG GTGCTGGGGCTCGTGCGGGTCCCACTGTACACCCAGAAGGACCGAGTCGGTGGCTTTCCCAACTTCCTGAGTAATGCTTTCATCAGCACAGCCAAGTACCAGCTCCTCTTTGCCCTCAAGGTGCTCAACATGATGCCTGAGGAGAAGCTGGCTGAGGCCTTGGCTGCGGCCACGGAGAAGCAGAAGAAAGCCCTAGAGAAGCTGCTCCCATCTTCCTCCTGA
- the NUDT16L1 gene encoding tudor-interacting repair regulator protein isoform X2: MHLRGGAGAALGTGKMSTAAVPELKQISRVEAMRLGPGWSHSCHAMLYAANPGQLFGRIPMRFSVLMQMRFDGLLGFPGGFVDRRFWSLEDGLNRVLGLGLGCLRLTEADYLSSHLTEGPHRVVAHLYARQLTLEQLHAVEISAVHSRDHGLEVLNMMPEEKLAEALAAATEKQKKALEKLLPSSS; this comes from the exons ATGCACTTAAGAGGCGGCGCTGGGGCAGCACTGGGTACTGGCAAGATGTCGACAGCAGCGGTCCCTGAGTTGAAGCAGATAAGCAGAGTGGAGGCGATGCGCCTGGGGCCAGGCTGGAGCCACTCGTGCCACGCCATGCTGTATGCTGCAAACCCCGGGCAGCTCTTTGGCCGCATCCCCATGCGCTTCTCGGTGCTG ATGCAGATGCGTTTCGACGGGCTGCTGGGCTTCCCCGGGGGATTCGTGGACCGGCGCTTCTGGTCGCTGGAGGACGGACTGAACCGAGttctgggcctgggcctgggctgcCTGCGCCTCACAGAGGCCGACTACTTGAGCTCGCACCTGACCGAGGGCCCGCACCGCGTCGTGGCGCACCTGTACGCGCGGCAGCTGACCCTGGAACAGCTGCACGCCGTGGAGATCAGTGCGGTGCACTCGCGCGACCACGGCCTGGAG GTGCTCAACATGATGCCTGAGGAGAAGCTGGCTGAGGCCTTGGCTGCGGCCACGGAGAAGCAGAAGAAAGCCCTAGAGAAGCTGCTCCCATCTTCCTCCTGA